A stretch of Megalobrama amblycephala isolate DHTTF-2021 linkage group LG14, ASM1881202v1, whole genome shotgun sequence DNA encodes these proteins:
- the LOC125244488 gene encoding uncharacterized protein LOC125244488 codes for MIVTDLQPVSMVEDARFHHFMKVVDPRYNIPGRKSLISSEIPKLYEQVKTKLKDSIESASSVVFYNKNKLLLQHFVFLGETPCLSDDEWSCISQAIEALRPFEQATKEVSAEQYVTISKVIPLVSLLQNAAMLAGQKGNTLALQLAAQCKRRFENIEHNFTLAAMPPESPAANNERIGAECSTCEGGLWQDFDTRIVAFQGNRTTTTDAYIEMRRYMEEKVIPRSEDPLAMVKRNENTFSLLSKLAKKYLGIVATSVPAERLFSKAGETISQRRNRLKPKNVNMLLFLNSNLQLKD; via the exons ATGATTGTTACTGACTTGCAACCAGTATCAATGGTTGAGGATGCACGTTTCCATCATTTTATGAAGGTGGTTGATCCCCGATACAATATTCCGGGTAGGAAATCCTTGATCTCTAGTGAAATTCCAAAGCTCTACGAGCAAGTCAAAACCAAACTGAAAGACTCCATAGAATCTGCAAGTAGTGTGGTTTTTTACAA CAAAAACAAGCTGTTACTACAGCACTTTGTCTTCTTGGGAGAAACACCATGCTTGAGTGATGATGAATGGTCCTGTATCAGCCAAGCCATTGAAGCCCTCAGGCCCTTTGAACAGGCCACTAAGGAAGTTTCAGCAGAGCAGTATGTAACTATTTCAAAAGTCATACCTCTGGTCTCTCTACTCCAAAATGCAGCCATGTTGGCCGGGCAGAAGGGTAACACTTTGGCTTTACAGCTTGCAGCGCAGTGCAAACGGCGCTTTGAAAACATTGAGCATAACTTTACTCTGGCTGCCA TGCCACCAGAGTCACCTGCTGCAAACAATGAAAGGATAGGTGCCGAATGTTCTACATGCGAAGGGGGACTATGGCAGGATTTTGACACACGTATAGTGGCTTTTCAGGGAAACCGCACAACCACTACAGACGCATACATTGAAATGCGCAGATACATGGAAGAAAAGGTGATCCCAAGAAGTGAAGACCCTTTGGCTATGGTGAAAAGAAATGAGAACACATTTTCACTGCTCAGCAAACTGGCAAAAAAATACCTTGGAATTGTCGCAACCTCTGTTCCAGCAGAGAGGCTTTTTTCAAAGGCAGGAGAGACAATTAGTCAGAGGCGAAATCGTCTGAAACCAAAAAATGTTAACATGTTGCTTTTCTTAAACTCTAATCTACAACTCAAAGATTAG